In a genomic window of Streptomyces roseoviridis:
- a CDS encoding DUF4173 domain-containing protein gives MTDTPSAEPPKDGRPEGSAPDGSPEGGAAPEGATPSAQANTPGGSSEGGGPEGGAGPEGTAPSAQANTPEPGRTVAASPAPPALPASPAAPAASRAAAFGGAPSPGGPPPGRYGPGQPYGPGQPYGPGQPYGPGTHPTYRAWGPPQPKPSRLRPAAPAKPTAATLWAVLATALAAALLLGGGAGVNLLLVAVPATLAGAFAARAAGRRLRPWTLVWAIGAASLLVVPVLSDASWPTFLAVVTALGLTGFALHGGRGWPSMLFGPLGLFDSVGTGMMWGWRGVRERAGASQGRWGPLLRTVLIAVGLLVVFGALFAGADAAFADLLGSLVPDVSLDQAPWRLLLFLLGVVGGLAVARTAAAPLRWDRLTFSPGRARGRFEWALPLVVLNLLFAAFIGIQLTVLFGGYDKVLDETGLTYAEYARQGFWQLLMATLLTLGVIGLALRWAPRAHAGDRRLVRAVLGTLCVLTLVVVASALRRMDLYVDAYGLTRLRISVTAMEIWLGVVILLIMAAGIWGARLLPRALAASAAGFVLVFGLIQPDSVIAQQNVERHERLGKIDLHYLAGLSADAVPALDRLPEPLRSCALQSLAYRLREDGDEAWYETSLAEARARDILAEREAGRTGSCGDPTREEHYDPDADPYSDDSDPYAP, from the coding sequence GTGACCGATACACCATCCGCAGAGCCGCCGAAGGACGGCCGGCCGGAGGGCAGCGCGCCGGACGGCTCGCCGGAGGGTGGCGCCGCGCCTGAGGGTGCCACGCCGTCGGCGCAGGCGAACACGCCGGGCGGCTCGTCGGAGGGTGGCGGGCCGGAGGGCGGCGCCGGGCCCGAGGGCACCGCGCCGTCGGCGCAGGCCAACACGCCGGAACCGGGGCGGACCGTCGCCGCATCACCCGCCCCACCCGCCCTACCCGCCTCGCCCGCTGCCCCAGCCGCTTCGAGGGCGGCCGCGTTCGGCGGCGCGCCGTCGCCCGGCGGGCCGCCTCCCGGAAGGTACGGGCCGGGACAGCCGTACGGGCCGGGACAGCCGTACGGACCGGGGCAGCCGTACGGGCCGGGAACCCACCCGACGTACCGGGCCTGGGGCCCGCCGCAGCCGAAGCCCAGCCGGCTCAGGCCCGCCGCACCCGCCAAGCCGACCGCCGCCACGCTGTGGGCCGTCCTCGCCACCGCGCTGGCCGCGGCCCTGCTGCTCGGCGGGGGCGCCGGGGTGAACCTGCTGCTCGTGGCGGTGCCCGCGACCCTCGCCGGCGCCTTCGCCGCCCGTGCGGCCGGCCGACGGCTGCGGCCCTGGACCCTGGTCTGGGCGATCGGAGCCGCCTCGCTGCTCGTCGTGCCGGTGCTGAGCGACGCGAGCTGGCCGACCTTCCTCGCGGTCGTCACGGCCCTCGGTCTCACCGGCTTCGCCCTGCACGGTGGCCGCGGATGGCCGAGCATGCTGTTCGGTCCCCTCGGCCTCTTCGACTCCGTCGGCACCGGCATGATGTGGGGATGGCGGGGCGTACGCGAGCGTGCGGGCGCGTCCCAAGGGCGCTGGGGTCCGCTCCTGCGCACCGTCCTGATCGCGGTCGGTCTGCTGGTCGTCTTCGGGGCGCTGTTCGCCGGGGCCGACGCCGCCTTCGCCGACCTGCTCGGCTCGCTCGTCCCGGACGTCTCTCTCGACCAGGCGCCCTGGCGGCTGCTGCTCTTCCTGCTCGGAGTGGTCGGCGGCCTCGCCGTCGCCCGCACCGCGGCGGCACCGCTGCGGTGGGACCGCCTGACCTTCAGCCCCGGCCGGGCCCGCGGCCGGTTCGAATGGGCGCTCCCGCTGGTCGTCCTGAACCTGCTCTTCGCGGCCTTCATCGGGATCCAGCTCACCGTGCTGTTCGGCGGCTACGACAAGGTCCTCGACGAGACCGGCCTGACCTACGCCGAGTACGCGCGCCAGGGTTTCTGGCAGCTGCTCATGGCCACCCTGCTCACCCTGGGCGTGATCGGCCTGGCCCTGCGCTGGGCGCCCCGCGCCCATGCCGGCGACCGGCGTCTGGTGCGGGCCGTGCTCGGAACCCTGTGCGTCCTCACCCTCGTCGTCGTCGCCTCCGCCCTGCGCAGGATGGACCTGTACGTCGACGCGTACGGTCTCACCCGGCTCCGGATCTCCGTCACCGCCATGGAGATCTGGCTCGGCGTGGTGATCCTGCTGATCATGGCGGCCGGGATCTGGGGCGCCCGTCTGCTGCCCCGCGCCCTGGCGGCCAGCGCCGCCGGCTTCGTCCTCGTCTTCGGACTGATCCAGCCGGACTCCGTCATCGCCCAGCAGAACGTCGAACGCCACGAACGGCTCGGAAAGATCGACCTGCACTACCTGGCGGGCCTCTCGGCCGATGCCGTGCCGGCCCTCGACCGGCTGCCCGAACCGCTGCGGTCCTGCGCACTGCAGAGCCTCGCCTACCGGCTCCGCGAAGACGGCGACGAGGCCTGGTACGAGACCAGCCTGGCGGAGGCCCGGGCCAGGGACATCCTGGCCGAGCGCGAGGCCGGCCGCACCGGCTCGTGCGGCGACCCGACGCGTGAGGAGCACTACGACCCGGACGCCGACCCCTACTCCGACGACTCCGACCCGTACGCGCCCTGA
- a CDS encoding ADP-ribosylglycohydrolase family protein has product MTADSSLDRRFDRALASLRGLSVGDALGSQFFVPAHYPLLKRHELPPGPWQWTDDTEMACSVLAVLVSHHRVDQDALAESFARHHDFDRGYGPAVNRMLRLIREGGDWRQLAAALFNGQGSWGNGAAMRIAPLGAWYADDPEQATHQAEISAYTTHQHREAVVGTMAVAAAAALAADPAGPPTPEALLDGVVALVPRSAVGAGLRRARDMLDYGDAATVAAVLGSGRRTTAHDTVPFALWSAARALGDFERMFWTTAEVGGDVDTTCAIAGGVVAASAAGAPPAEWLAQTEDLPDWVPSAVRP; this is encoded by the coding sequence ATGACCGCTGACTCCTCTCTTGACCGGCGCTTCGACCGCGCCCTGGCCAGCCTGCGCGGGCTGTCCGTGGGAGACGCCCTGGGCTCCCAGTTCTTCGTTCCCGCCCACTACCCCCTGCTGAAGCGGCACGAGCTGCCGCCCGGTCCCTGGCAGTGGACCGACGACACGGAGATGGCCTGTTCGGTCCTGGCCGTGCTGGTCAGCCACCACCGCGTCGACCAGGACGCCCTCGCCGAGTCGTTCGCCCGTCACCACGACTTCGACCGCGGCTACGGCCCGGCCGTCAACCGGATGCTCCGGCTCATCCGCGAGGGAGGCGACTGGCGGCAGCTCGCGGCGGCCCTCTTCAACGGCCAGGGCTCGTGGGGCAACGGCGCGGCCATGCGGATCGCGCCCCTCGGCGCCTGGTACGCGGACGACCCGGAGCAGGCCACCCACCAGGCGGAGATCTCCGCGTACACCACCCATCAGCACCGCGAGGCCGTGGTCGGGACGATGGCCGTCGCCGCCGCCGCGGCCCTCGCCGCGGACCCGGCCGGGCCGCCCACGCCCGAGGCGCTGCTCGACGGAGTCGTCGCCCTCGTGCCGCGCAGCGCCGTCGGTGCCGGTCTGCGCCGGGCGCGCGACATGCTCGACTACGGTGACGCGGCCACGGTCGCGGCAGTGCTCGGCAGCGGCCGGCGTACCACCGCGCACGACACCGTCCCGTTCGCGCTCTGGTCCGCGGCCCGGGCGCTCGGTGACTTCGAGCGGATGTTCTGGACGACGGCGGAGGTCGGCGGTGACGTCGACACCACCTGCGCCATCGCCGGCGGGGTCGTCGCCGCCTCGGCGGCCGGGGCCCCGCCCGCCGAGTGGCTGGCCCAGACCGAAGACCTGCCCGACTGGGTCCCCTCGGCCGTACGCCCGTAG
- a CDS encoding histidine phosphatase family protein has protein sequence MARPRRIVLVRHGESEGNADDTVYEREPDHALRLTATGWRQAEETGERLRALFGQERVSVYVSPYRRTHETLRAFRLDPHRVRVREEPRLREQDWGNWQEREDVRLQKAYRDAYGHFFYRFAQGESGADVYDRVGAFLESLYRSFEAPDHPPNVLLVTHGLTMRLFCMRWFHWTVADFESLSNPGNAETRMLLLGEDGKYRLDRPFERWRTPEPYGPTG, from the coding sequence ATGGCACGACCGCGGCGCATCGTCCTCGTACGGCACGGAGAGTCCGAGGGCAATGCCGATGACACGGTGTACGAGCGGGAGCCCGACCACGCGCTCCGGCTCACCGCGACCGGGTGGCGGCAGGCCGAGGAGACCGGGGAGCGGCTGCGGGCGCTGTTCGGTCAGGAGCGGGTCAGCGTCTACGTGTCGCCGTACCGCCGCACGCACGAGACGCTGCGCGCGTTCCGGCTCGACCCGCACCGCGTCCGGGTCAGGGAGGAGCCCCGGCTGCGCGAGCAGGACTGGGGCAACTGGCAGGAGCGGGAGGACGTGCGCCTCCAGAAGGCGTACCGGGACGCCTACGGACACTTCTTCTACCGCTTCGCCCAGGGCGAGTCGGGAGCGGACGTCTACGACCGGGTGGGCGCCTTCCTGGAGAGCCTCTACCGGAGCTTCGAGGCACCCGACCACCCGCCCAACGTCCTGCTCGTCACCCACGGCCTGACCATGCGCCTCTTCTGCATGCGCTGGTTCCACTGGACGGTCGCCGACTTCGAGTCCCTCTCCAACCCGGGCAACGCGGAGACCCGGATGCTGCTGCTCGGAGAGGACGGGAAGTACCGGCTCGACCGGCCCTTCGAACGCTGGCGTACCCCGGAACCGTACGGCCCCACCGGATAG
- a CDS encoding YdbC family protein encodes MLVKWIRCTVVDRRGFERGQRKWAGLLGEPGFRGQGGGWSRLRPDVAHVFAFWESRAFYDSFMARSHDRLAAAQVGTFRNAQVKLFDHRFDVKTGFEPRFADADVARVAHCRVREEKVEHFALMQEKVWNPAMAGSPGMLRGMFGEAPGHEFVVLSMWNSAAEHGKYRAERVERLGLRAQTEADVAAMTGDVVQLESAWTV; translated from the coding sequence GTGCTGGTCAAGTGGATTCGCTGCACCGTGGTGGACCGTCGAGGGTTCGAGCGGGGGCAGCGGAAGTGGGCGGGGCTGCTCGGTGAGCCGGGATTCCGGGGGCAGGGCGGGGGATGGAGCCGGCTGAGGCCGGATGTCGCCCACGTCTTCGCGTTCTGGGAGAGCCGTGCCTTCTACGACTCCTTCATGGCGCGCTCGCACGACCGGCTGGCGGCGGCGCAGGTCGGCACGTTCCGCAACGCCCAGGTCAAGCTGTTCGACCACCGCTTCGACGTGAAGACCGGATTCGAGCCGCGCTTCGCCGACGCCGACGTGGCCCGGGTCGCGCACTGCCGCGTGCGGGAGGAGAAGGTCGAGCACTTCGCCCTCATGCAGGAGAAGGTGTGGAACCCGGCGATGGCCGGATCCCCCGGCATGCTCCGCGGCATGTTCGGGGAGGCGCCGGGACACGAGTTCGTGGTCCTGTCGATGTGGAACTCGGCGGCCGAACACGGCAAGTACCGGGCGGAACGGGTCGAGCGCCTCGGCCTGCGCGCGCAGACCGAGGCCGACGTGGCGGCGATGACCGGCGACGTGGTGCAGCTCGAATCCGCCTGGACGGTGTGA
- a CDS encoding arylamine N-acetyltransferase family protein: MSPDEGERRMWGGEELDLDAYLARIGYSGARTADLATLRAVQRAHVSAIPFENLDVALGRRIALDVTSLRTKLVDRRRGGYCYEQNTLLAAALERIGFRVAGRGARNRTRGDVLTPVTHALLVVTVEDEQWLVDAGFGWQGPLEPVPLTAGSRVEQDGWGFGVEAEDEGVHVLRARRPEGWTDLYAFAPHTLYPVDFELMNHYSSSHPQSRFLGQVVAQRPGSEVRRALVRDGLTSVRVDGSREERRVGPHELVATLDGLFGIELDDEEAAGLLRVHSAEV; this comes from the coding sequence ATGTCACCGGACGAGGGGGAGCGCCGCATGTGGGGCGGGGAAGAGCTGGATCTGGACGCATATCTGGCGAGGATCGGCTACTCGGGGGCGCGCACGGCCGATCTGGCCACCCTGCGCGCCGTACAGCGGGCGCACGTCTCGGCCATTCCCTTCGAGAACCTGGACGTCGCACTCGGGCGCCGGATCGCGCTGGACGTCACGAGCCTGCGGACCAAGCTCGTCGACCGGCGGCGCGGCGGCTACTGCTACGAGCAGAACACCCTGCTCGCCGCCGCCCTGGAGCGGATCGGCTTCCGGGTCGCGGGCCGCGGCGCCCGGAACCGTACCCGCGGAGACGTGCTGACGCCGGTCACCCACGCGCTCCTCGTCGTCACCGTCGAGGACGAGCAGTGGCTGGTGGACGCCGGATTCGGGTGGCAGGGGCCACTGGAGCCGGTGCCGCTGACCGCCGGCTCCCGGGTCGAGCAGGACGGCTGGGGCTTCGGCGTCGAGGCCGAGGACGAGGGCGTCCACGTGCTGCGCGCCCGTCGCCCGGAGGGGTGGACCGATCTGTACGCCTTCGCTCCGCACACCCTGTACCCCGTCGACTTCGAGCTCATGAACCACTACAGCTCCAGCCATCCCCAATCGCGCTTCCTCGGCCAGGTCGTGGCCCAGCGGCCCGGGTCCGAGGTGCGCAGGGCTCTGGTCCGCGACGGCCTGACCTCGGTGCGCGTGGACGGGAGCCGCGAGGAACGCCGGGTCGGGCCGCACGAGTTGGTCGCGACCCTCGACGGGCTGTTCGGCATCGAACTGGACGACGAGGAGGCCGCGGGCCTGCTGCGGGTGCACTCCGCAGAGGTCTGA
- a CDS encoding TerD family protein, whose product MSGLNKGVGKVEVALKWDPSPAGAAPHDLDLVAGVYTADAPHGSPAYLVHFDSRSPDGTITLHRDSRTGQGFGYDEAMTLELPRLAERYARVVVGVAIQQSGGRVTFGQVARTGVRVREGYTDLLDDDLTSVADATAVVVAEFVRDETEGWTFRPLLRGLDTDPQDFGALMGARHS is encoded by the coding sequence ATGAGCGGACTCAACAAAGGGGTCGGCAAGGTCGAGGTGGCGCTCAAGTGGGACCCCAGTCCGGCCGGCGCCGCTCCGCACGACCTGGACCTCGTCGCCGGGGTCTACACGGCGGACGCTCCGCACGGCTCTCCGGCCTATCTGGTGCACTTCGACAGCCGCTCCCCCGACGGCACCATCACGCTCCACCGCGACAGCCGTACGGGCCAGGGCTTCGGCTACGACGAGGCGATGACGCTCGAACTCCCGCGGCTCGCCGAGCGGTACGCGCGCGTGGTGGTGGGCGTGGCCATCCAGCAGAGCGGCGGCCGGGTGACCTTCGGGCAGGTGGCCCGGACCGGCGTACGGGTCCGTGAGGGCTACACCGACCTCCTGGACGACGACCTCACGTCCGTGGCGGACGCGACCGCCGTGGTCGTGGCCGAGTTCGTCCGCGACGAGACGGAAGGCTGGACCTTCCGTCCCCTCCTGCGCGGTCTCGACACGGATCCGCAGGACTTCGGCGCCCTGATGGGCGCGCGGCACTCCTGA